A genome region from Actinobacillus arthritidis includes the following:
- the trkA gene encoding Trk system potassium transporter TrkA, with the protein MKIIILGAGQVGSTLAENLVSEDNDITLIDDDQSRLNTPQDKHDLQVLKGNGASPRILRDAGASDADLLVAVTESDETNMIACQIAHTLFHIPTKIARIRNSDYVREKDQLFNDAALPIDHIIAPEVLVKKEILRLINYPGALQVAHFANELVSLVSVKAYYGGPLVGYPISALRDHLPYIEARVVAIFRQERAILPQGSTIIEAGDEVFFICATHNIKAVMSELQRLDKPHKRVMIVGGGSIGMGLAKDLEEQYSVKMIERDPKRAEKLAEKLEKTLVLCGDASDQELLFEEHIENIDLFLALSGDDEANIMSALLAKRLGAKKAIVLVQRNAYLHLIQGGTIDIALSPKQATISALSSHVRKGDIVQVASLKQGQAECIEVIAHGDKESSKVVGRAVRELKLPQGVVVGAIVRRDEVLIAHKSTEIEENDSVIIFVNDKKQVGEIEKLFQLGTFFL; encoded by the coding sequence ATGAAAATTATTATTTTAGGTGCAGGTCAGGTTGGTTCAACGCTTGCGGAAAATTTAGTGAGCGAAGATAACGATATTACGTTAATCGATGACGATCAAAGTCGTTTGAACACGCCGCAAGATAAGCACGATTTACAGGTTCTAAAAGGAAATGGCGCATCACCGAGAATTTTACGTGATGCGGGGGCGAGTGATGCGGATTTGTTGGTCGCGGTGACAGAAAGTGATGAAACCAATATGATTGCTTGTCAAATTGCTCATACGCTATTTCACATTCCGACTAAGATCGCCCGTATTCGTAATTCCGATTATGTGCGTGAGAAAGATCAGCTGTTTAATGATGCGGCGTTACCCATTGATCATATTATTGCCCCGGAAGTCTTGGTTAAAAAAGAGATCTTGCGTCTGATTAACTATCCCGGTGCATTGCAGGTTGCACACTTTGCGAATGAATTAGTGAGTTTGGTTAGTGTAAAAGCCTATTATGGCGGACCATTGGTCGGTTATCCGATTTCGGCGTTACGTGATCATTTACCTTATATCGAAGCACGTGTTGTGGCAATTTTCCGTCAAGAACGTGCGATTTTGCCACAAGGTTCAACGATTATTGAAGCCGGTGATGAAGTGTTCTTTATCTGTGCGACCCATAATATAAAAGCGGTGATGAGCGAATTGCAACGCTTGGATAAGCCGCATAAGCGAGTCATGATTGTCGGCGGCGGTAGTATCGGTATGGGGCTAGCAAAGGATCTTGAAGAGCAATATAGTGTGAAAATGATCGAACGAGATCCGAAACGGGCTGAAAAGTTGGCAGAGAAATTAGAAAAAACCTTAGTTTTATGTGGCGATGCTTCCGATCAGGAATTATTGTTTGAAGAACATATTGAGAATATTGATTTATTCCTTGCATTAAGCGGTGATGATGAAGCCAATATTATGTCAGCACTATTGGCAAAACGCTTGGGGGCAAAGAAAGCGATTGTATTGGTGCAACGCAACGCATATCTTCATTTGATCCAAGGCGGCACGATTGATATTGCACTTTCTCCAAAACAAGCGACGATTTCCGCCTTATCTAGTCATGTCCGTAAAGGTGATATTGTACAAGTCGCTTCGCTCAAACAAGGACAAGCGGAATGTATCGAAGTGATTGCACATGGTGATAAAGAATCGTCAAAAGTGGTAGGCAGAGCTGTTCGAGAATTAAAATTACCACAGGGCGTAGTAGTTGGAGCGATAGTGCGTCGTGATGAGGTGCTGATTGCACATAAATCTACCGAAATTGAGGAAAATGATAGTGTGATTATTTTTGTGAACGATAAAAAACAGGTTGGGGAAATTGAGAAGCTATTCCAATTAGGCACATTCTTCCTATAA
- the rsmB gene encoding 16S rRNA (cytosine(967)-C(5))-methyltransferase RsmB — MKKQNARAVAAQIILQVLDQGKSLATLIPEAQTKLEAKDLPLVQEISFGVCRTLPRLEAVIAQAVEKPLKGKTRLVHCLLLVGLYQLLYMRVPEFAAVDEVVNAAKSLKLDNFKALINGVLRRFLREKEALLAKFDKNWQTLHPEWFVNKLKKAYPNWREIIEANNQRPPMWIRSNIQQIKPQDYRVLLGDLVAKNPENTTACVPESAILLAEPVAVHKLMNFEQGWATVQDAHAQWSATLLEAQNGELILDACAAPGGKTTHILEVAPQANVIALDIEESRLKRVRENLVRLGQTAKVICGDASKPTEWLEDSVMFDRILLDAPCSATGVIRRHPDIKWLRKENDIDELVALQAKILEALWDRLKPNGILVYATCSVLLEENSEQINRFIESHTDAVLAEMDFNGEKTTMKQFFPQEQGGDGFFYAKLIKQ, encoded by the coding sequence ATGAAAAAACAAAATGCTCGTGCGGTTGCCGCACAAATTATTTTACAAGTTCTCGATCAAGGGAAATCACTTGCCACCTTAATTCCCGAAGCACAGACAAAATTAGAGGCGAAAGATTTACCATTAGTACAAGAGATTAGCTTTGGTGTGTGCCGCACATTACCACGCCTTGAGGCGGTCATTGCACAAGCGGTGGAAAAGCCATTAAAAGGCAAAACACGTTTGGTGCATTGCCTGTTATTAGTCGGACTTTATCAGCTACTTTATATGCGCGTGCCAGAATTTGCCGCAGTTGATGAAGTGGTTAATGCGGCAAAATCGCTTAAATTGGACAATTTTAAAGCACTTATTAATGGGGTATTACGCCGTTTTTTACGTGAGAAAGAGGCCCTGTTAGCTAAATTTGATAAAAATTGGCAAACGCTTCATCCGGAATGGTTTGTGAATAAACTAAAAAAAGCTTATCCGAATTGGCGAGAGATTATTGAAGCAAATAATCAGCGTCCACCAATGTGGATTCGTAGCAATATTCAGCAGATTAAGCCACAAGATTATCGCGTGTTATTAGGTGATTTAGTGGCAAAAAATCCAGAAAATACGACCGCTTGCGTGCCTGAATCAGCAATCTTATTAGCAGAGCCGGTAGCGGTGCATAAATTGATGAATTTTGAACAGGGTTGGGCAACGGTACAAGATGCACACGCTCAGTGGTCAGCAACCTTATTGGAAGCCCAAAATGGTGAATTAATTTTGGATGCCTGTGCCGCACCGGGCGGTAAAACCACACATATTCTAGAAGTCGCTCCGCAGGCAAATGTGATTGCATTGGATATTGAGGAAAGCCGCCTAAAACGTGTGCGTGAGAATTTAGTTCGTCTTGGGCAAACGGCAAAAGTAATTTGTGGCGATGCTTCCAAACCGACAGAATGGTTGGAGGATAGCGTGATGTTTGATCGTATTTTGCTCGATGCACCTTGTTCTGCGACCGGCGTTATTCGCCGTCATCCGGATATCAAATGGCTACGTAAAGAAAATGATATTGATGAATTAGTCGCCTTGCAGGCAAAAATTCTTGAGGCGTTATGGGACAGATTGAAACCGAATGGCATATTAGTTTATGCGACTTGTTCGGTTTTGCTGGAAGAAAATAGTGAGCAAATTAACCGCTTTATTGAAAGTCACACGGATGCTGTGTTAGCGGAGATGGATTTCAATGGCGAAAAAACCACAATGAAGCAATTTTTCCCTCAAGAACAGGGTGGTGACGGCTTCTTTTATGCCAAATTAATTAAACAATAA
- the selB gene encoding selenocysteine-specific translation elongation factor has product MIFVTSGHVDHGKTSLLQALTGTNTAHLPEEKKRGLTIDLGYAYLPIEDDVLGFIDVPGHQKFLSNMLAGLGGVQNALLIVSAEEGIKPQTAEHLEILRVLNFTNILVVLTKVDRVEASQTEQLIATIKTTYPFLADAPFFLTSAVTGQGIESLRNQLIQLSRRQLPLEKPFRYAIDRVFNIKGAGLVVTGTVVAGKVKIGDEFYLSNGQKVRIKQIHAQNQPAEIGTVGQRLALNIANVEKAQIQRGDWITELMPQFIDRITVKIQTAQNLKENHIVHLYHFASHVTGKLNLLTEKQAVKNSETFAEMILDEPLAMAVTDKLIIRSGDDSQTLAGAEVLEIDSPKRHKRTEKRLELVNNLAKMTACSQRIALYLNMRAEQVEGLLWREQCFIQDLAQLGFDVQSKWIFTAEFKQQIQQNIIEKLAEYHQNHNDQLGVTKARLYRIAVLDQPEQLAYQFIDDLIESKQLAQTRGWIHLPSHRIEFSAEELQLWQQIRPLFESKSEALWVRDIATELCCDETEMRNLLYKAGKLGYLIPIVKDRFLLSERMTELAQLVKDIVERNGSVSVNQLRDEIQWGRKLTVQLIEYFDRSGFLRRKGNIHLLRDQDTF; this is encoded by the coding sequence ATGATTTTTGTTACAAGCGGACACGTTGACCACGGAAAAACATCCTTGTTACAAGCCTTAACCGGCACAAATACCGCTCATTTACCGGAAGAGAAAAAACGCGGTTTAACGATTGATTTGGGCTATGCCTACTTGCCGATTGAAGATGATGTGTTAGGTTTTATTGATGTGCCGGGGCATCAGAAATTCTTGTCGAATATGCTTGCCGGACTGGGCGGTGTACAAAATGCCTTATTAATTGTGTCGGCTGAAGAAGGAATTAAACCGCAAACGGCAGAGCATTTGGAAATTCTGCGTGTATTGAATTTTACTAATATTTTAGTGGTGTTAACTAAAGTGGATCGTGTGGAAGCAAGTCAAACAGAACAGCTTATCGCAACAATTAAAACCACTTACCCCTTTTTAGCTGATGCACCATTTTTCTTGACCTCTGCGGTAACCGGGCAAGGTATCGAATCATTAAGAAATCAATTAATTCAGTTAAGCCGACGACAGTTACCTTTGGAAAAACCGTTTCGATATGCGATTGACCGAGTATTTAATATTAAAGGTGCCGGTTTAGTCGTGACCGGAACAGTGGTAGCGGGTAAAGTCAAAATTGGCGATGAGTTTTATTTATCCAACGGTCAAAAAGTTAGAATTAAACAAATTCACGCACAAAATCAGCCGGCAGAAATTGGTACAGTAGGACAACGTTTGGCACTAAATATTGCTAATGTGGAAAAAGCACAAATTCAGCGTGGTGATTGGATTACCGAACTAATGCCACAATTTATCGATAGAATTACGGTTAAAATTCAGACAGCACAAAACCTAAAAGAAAATCATATTGTACATTTATACCATTTTGCTTCGCACGTGACCGGTAAGCTGAATCTCTTAACCGAAAAACAAGCGGTCAAAAACAGCGAAACGTTTGCAGAAATGATTTTAGATGAGCCGTTAGCAATGGCGGTTACGGATAAACTGATTATTCGTAGTGGCGATGACAGTCAAACCTTAGCAGGAGCGGAAGTTTTAGAAATTGATTCTCCGAAACGCCATAAGCGCACTGAGAAACGCCTTGAGCTGGTAAACAATTTGGCAAAAATGACCGCTTGTTCTCAACGTATTGCACTTTATTTAAATATGAGAGCGGAACAGGTTGAGGGATTGCTGTGGCGTGAACAATGTTTTATTCAAGATCTGGCACAACTTGGTTTTGATGTGCAATCAAAATGGATTTTTACCGCTGAATTTAAGCAACAAATTCAACAAAATATTATCGAAAAACTCGCTGAGTATCATCAAAATCACAATGATCAATTAGGCGTGACTAAAGCGAGATTGTATCGCATTGCTGTATTAGATCAGCCGGAGCAGTTAGCTTACCAATTTATTGATGATTTAATCGAAAGCAAACAGTTGGCACAAACTCGAGGCTGGATCCATTTACCGAGTCATCGTATTGAATTTTCTGCAGAGGAATTGCAACTTTGGCAACAAATTCGACCGCTATTTGAAAGCAAAAGTGAAGCACTTTGGGTCCGAGATATTGCTACTGAATTATGTTGTGATGAAACCGAAATGCGAAACTTGTTATATAAAGCCGGTAAATTAGGTTACTTAATTCCGATTGTGAAAGATCGTTTCTTACTCAGCGAGAGAATGACTGAATTGGCTCAATTAGTGAAAGATATTGTAGAACGAAATGGCTCTGTTTCAGTAAATCAACTTCGTGATGAGATTCAGTGGGGACGTAAGCTAACCGTTCAGCTGATTGAATATTTTGACCGTTCGGGCTTTTTAAGACGAAAAGGTAATATTCATTTATTACGTGATCAAGACACTTTCTAA
- the mioC gene encoding FMN-binding protein MioC codes for MTKSICIITGSTLGGAEYVADHLESCLTALGFSVELFNQATLADIQHQTHLIVVTSTHGAGELPDNIKPLFDELTASDLDLSGMKFGVVGLGDTDYDTFCHSVDIVENGLTAKGAKQICESVRIDVANNFDHDSTAEEWLPSFVEQI; via the coding sequence ATGACCAAATCTATTTGTATTATCACAGGCAGTACCCTCGGTGGTGCAGAATACGTTGCCGATCATCTTGAAAGTTGTTTAACCGCACTAGGATTTTCTGTCGAACTCTTTAATCAAGCAACCTTAGCAGATATTCAACATCAAACCCATTTAATTGTCGTCACTTCGACTCACGGTGCAGGCGAGTTACCGGATAACATTAAACCGTTATTTGACGAACTGACGGCAAGCGATTTAGATCTCAGCGGTATGAAATTCGGTGTGGTCGGTTTAGGCGACACTGATTACGATACTTTCTGCCATTCGGTTGATATTGTTGAAAACGGACTAACCGCCAAAGGTGCTAAACAGATATGTGAATCAGTTCGCATTGATGTGGCAAACAATTTTGACCACGACAGTACGGCGGAAGAATGGTTGCCAAGTTTTGTTGAGCAGATATAG
- a CDS encoding ABC transporter permease has protein sequence MDNLKSIFSKLGIGIALIVMIIGMSFASDAFLSTNNILNILLQVSVICIIAVGMTYVILTGGIDLSVGSIVALSAVCLGLFTHAGVKWLGENASDITILGVVLLSILGSILVGALCGYVNGIIIVYGKVTSFIATLGMMGIARGLALTLSDGKTIYNFPDALRFFGNGRIPVSESFSIPIPVIIAILVVLVSFYVLTQTIFGRQIYALGGNREAVRLSGVNVDKLEVKTYVINGALAAIGAVILVGRLNAAQPIAGTGYELDAIAATVIGGTSLIGGFGSVIGTSIGALIMGVLQNGLTLLNVTSYLQRLIIGIVIILAVFFDQVRRGKVSTGQLKRIFFRE, from the coding sequence ATGGATAATTTAAAATCAATTTTTTCAAAATTAGGGATTGGTATTGCGCTGATTGTAATGATTATTGGAATGTCATTTGCTTCGGATGCATTTTTATCTACCAATAATATTTTGAATATTTTATTACAAGTTTCTGTCATTTGTATTATTGCAGTAGGTATGACCTACGTTATTCTGACAGGAGGAATCGATCTTTCCGTCGGTTCTATTGTGGCACTAAGTGCCGTTTGCTTGGGGTTGTTTACTCATGCAGGGGTTAAGTGGTTGGGAGAGAACGCTTCGGATATAACCATATTAGGCGTAGTTTTACTTTCCATATTAGGGAGTATTTTGGTCGGTGCGCTATGTGGGTATGTAAATGGCATTATTATTGTATATGGTAAAGTCACATCATTTATTGCGACCCTTGGAATGATGGGGATTGCCAGAGGATTGGCTTTAACCTTATCGGACGGGAAAACCATCTACAATTTCCCTGATGCTTTACGATTTTTTGGTAACGGACGTATTCCCGTTTCAGAGTCTTTTTCTATTCCGATTCCTGTAATTATCGCTATTTTAGTCGTTTTAGTGAGTTTTTATGTGCTGACGCAAACTATTTTTGGTCGTCAGATTTATGCTTTAGGTGGAAATCGAGAAGCGGTTCGTTTATCGGGTGTAAATGTCGATAAACTTGAAGTGAAAACGTATGTTATTAATGGCGCGTTAGCGGCAATAGGTGCGGTTATTTTAGTCGGACGGCTTAATGCGGCACAACCTATAGCCGGTACGGGATATGAATTAGACGCCATTGCGGCAACAGTTATTGGCGGTACGAGCCTAATTGGCGGATTCGGTTCTGTCATTGGAACATCAATCGGCGCACTAATTATGGGAGTATTGCAAAACGGTCTAACACTATTAAATGTAACATCTTATCTACAACGTTTAATTATTGGTATTGTTATTATCCTTGCAGTATTCTTTGACCAAGTAAGACGCGGCAAGGTTTCTACAGGTCAGTTAAAACGTATTTTCTTTAGAGAATAG
- a CDS encoding sugar ABC transporter ATP-binding protein: MSDDLPILSLRNISKSFYGVTVLDKIDLDIYAGEVHCLIGENGAGKSTLCKIIAGIYDADSGEMSFHGKIYAPRNVKDGQKYGIGFIHQELMLVPQLTVLENIFLGKEHSTFGNRMDWQTMREKTQKIINELELDIKPDDLVSDLSIAQQQMVEIAKAIFSEYKVLIFDEPTSSISRKNTETLFRIIHQLKEKGVAMIYISHRLEEFQYISDKVTVLRDGSITGTMPYKDTSVEEIVKLMVGREINLSHYQREVTFTQEKLRIENITNKNVKPTSFKVYKGEILGFAGLVGAGRTELLRAIYGADEAQGSIFIDGIEVFIHSPEQAVKHNIGFITEDRKLQGLVLDQSIRKNITLPILSRFWTGLKLDQTKEKNVAENQRNRLRIVSNNSEQNTRTLSGGNQQKVVIARWLESGVDILFFDEPTRGIDVGAKSEIYDLMREFTDNGGTIIMVSSDLPELITMSDRVMVMRNGEIVEEVKERSQITEENLMKAMIGV, from the coding sequence ATGTCGGATGATTTACCTATTTTATCTCTTAGAAACATTAGTAAAAGTTTCTATGGTGTCACTGTGTTAGATAAGATTGATCTAGATATATATGCTGGAGAGGTTCATTGTTTAATTGGTGAAAATGGGGCGGGAAAATCGACTTTATGTAAGATCATTGCCGGTATTTATGATGCGGATAGTGGTGAAATGTCTTTTCACGGCAAAATCTATGCGCCTCGTAATGTGAAAGACGGACAAAAATATGGGATTGGGTTTATTCATCAAGAGTTAATGTTAGTCCCTCAGCTCACCGTATTAGAAAATATCTTTTTAGGTAAAGAACATTCGACTTTCGGAAACCGTATGGATTGGCAGACTATGCGGGAGAAAACCCAAAAGATTATTAATGAATTAGAGCTTGATATAAAACCGGATGATTTGGTTTCAGATCTTTCAATTGCTCAACAGCAAATGGTTGAAATTGCTAAAGCTATATTTAGTGAATATAAAGTATTAATTTTTGATGAACCTACTTCTTCTATTTCTCGTAAAAATACCGAAACCCTTTTTAGAATCATTCATCAATTAAAAGAAAAGGGTGTCGCGATGATTTATATTTCACATCGCTTAGAAGAATTTCAGTATATTTCGGATAAAGTCACCGTATTACGAGATGGTAGCATTACAGGTACCATGCCATATAAAGATACTTCCGTAGAAGAAATCGTTAAGCTAATGGTCGGTCGAGAAATTAATTTAAGCCATTATCAACGAGAGGTTACGTTTACTCAAGAAAAGTTGCGTATTGAAAATATAACCAATAAAAATGTTAAACCGACCTCTTTTAAAGTATATAAAGGAGAAATATTAGGTTTTGCCGGTTTGGTCGGAGCAGGACGTACCGAATTATTAAGAGCAATTTATGGGGCGGATGAGGCACAAGGAAGCATTTTTATTGATGGAATCGAAGTCTTTATTCATTCTCCCGAACAAGCGGTCAAACATAATATCGGTTTTATTACAGAAGATCGAAAACTACAGGGATTGGTACTAGATCAAAGTATTCGCAAAAATATTACCTTACCTATTTTAAGCCGTTTTTGGACGGGATTGAAATTAGATCAGACAAAAGAAAAAAATGTGGCGGAAAACCAGCGGAACCGTTTGAGGATTGTATCAAACAATAGTGAACAAAATACAAGAACACTTTCGGGAGGAAACCAGCAAAAAGTGGTGATTGCGCGTTGGTTAGAAAGTGGAGTCGATATTCTGTTTTTTGATGAGCCTACACGAGGCATTGATGTGGGAGCAAAGTCAGAAATCTATGATCTTATGCGAGAGTTTACCGATAATGGAGGTACTATCATTATGGTATCGTCGGATTTGCCGGAGTTAATCACAATGTCAGACAGAGTGATGGTTATGCGAAATGGTGAAATTGTAGAAGAAGTGAAAGAACGTTCTCAAATTACGGAAGAGAACTTAATGAAAGCTATGATTGGTGTGTGA
- a CDS encoding TRAP transporter substrate-binding protein: MKFFNLKTLSAFVASAVAFSGVANAEISLRFGYEAPRSDSQHVAAKKFDELLKDKTKGEIKLKLFPDSTLGNAQTMISGVRGGTIDIEMSGSPNFTGLEPKLNVIDIPFIFKDREHVYKVLDGEIGQGLLQDLEKQGLKGLAFWDVGFRAFSNSKHAVNKPEDIKGLKVRTNQNPMYIKAFSLLGGNPVPMPLSELYTALETRAVDAQEHPIGIFWSAKLYEVQKHLSLTNHGYTPLIVVMNKAKFDGLTPELQKAVLDATKEAGQFQRDLNVKNEKDIIEKLRKAGVEVIEQVDNAPFKAAIEAEVRKDFIEKHGKELVEKVDALAK, from the coding sequence ATGAAATTTTTTAATCTAAAAACTTTATCAGCTTTCGTTGCCAGTGCAGTGGCATTTTCAGGTGTAGCAAATGCGGAAATTTCGCTTCGCTTCGGTTATGAAGCACCACGTTCCGACAGCCAACACGTTGCGGCGAAAAAATTTGATGAATTATTGAAAGACAAAACCAAAGGGGAAATTAAACTTAAATTGTTCCCGGACAGCACATTAGGTAACGCACAAACTATGATCAGCGGTGTGCGTGGCGGTACGATTGATATTGAAATGTCAGGTTCACCGAACTTCACCGGTCTAGAACCGAAATTAAACGTGATTGATATCCCGTTTATCTTTAAAGATCGTGAACACGTTTACAAAGTGTTAGACGGTGAAATCGGTCAAGGTTTATTACAAGACCTTGAAAAACAAGGCTTAAAAGGCTTAGCATTCTGGGATGTCGGCTTCCGTGCCTTCTCTAACTCAAAACACGCAGTTAATAAACCTGAAGACATCAAAGGCTTAAAAGTTCGCACCAACCAAAACCCAATGTACATTAAAGCATTCAGCTTATTGGGCGGCAACCCGGTACCGATGCCGCTTTCCGAACTTTATACCGCACTTGAAACCCGTGCGGTGGATGCACAAGAACATCCAATCGGTATTTTCTGGTCGGCAAAATTATATGAAGTGCAAAAACATTTAAGCTTAACCAACCACGGCTACACACCATTAATCGTCGTGATGAACAAAGCTAAATTTGACGGCTTAACACCGGAATTGCAAAAAGCGGTGTTAGACGCAACAAAAGAAGCGGGTCAATTCCAGCGTGATCTCAACGTGAAAAACGAAAAAGACATTATCGAAAAACTTCGCAAAGCCGGTGTAGAAGTGATCGAACAAGTAGATAACGCACCGTTTAAAGCGGCAATTGAAGCGGAAGTTCGTAAAGACTTTATCGAAAAACACGGCAAAGAATTAGTCGAAAAAGTAGATGCCCTAGCTAAATAA
- a CDS encoding TRAP transporter small permease has protein sequence MKPIAQFVGKAIEAFAVIILSAMSILVFLNVVLRYGFNSSINVTEEVSRYMFVWLAFLGAVLAFSENQHVSVTVLTEKLSPIARNVLKLFTDAAMLFCCYLIVDGSWIQFQLNLGNLAPISGLPQGITFLASVVSGVLIGILIIARMVTNVTALVKGEAQ, from the coding sequence ATGAAACCCATCGCTCAATTCGTTGGAAAAGCTATTGAAGCCTTTGCCGTGATTATTTTATCGGCAATGTCAATTTTAGTTTTCCTTAATGTGGTACTGCGTTATGGCTTTAACAGCAGTATTAATGTAACAGAAGAAGTTTCTCGCTATATGTTTGTATGGCTTGCCTTTTTAGGGGCAGTATTGGCATTTAGTGAAAATCAACACGTTAGTGTTACCGTGTTAACTGAGAAACTCTCTCCTATTGCACGTAATGTTTTAAAATTGTTTACCGATGCGGCAATGTTATTCTGTTGCTACCTCATCGTTGATGGTAGTTGGATTCAATTCCAACTCAATCTTGGAAATCTTGCACCTATCTCAGGTTTACCACAAGGTATTACTTTCCTTGCAAGTGTGGTTTCAGGTGTGTTAATCGGTATTTTGATTATTGCAAGAATGGTGACAAATGTGACCGCTTTAGTTAAAGGAGAAGCACAATGA
- a CDS encoding YhcH/YjgK/YiaL family protein, producing the protein MFFGHISNYNPKQYPEAIQYALHYLKNTDFDAMEAGVYELKGRDIYVQVLDLETKDISAFQPEVHRNYLDVQYLHKGKEKMAFAVDSGKNPIHTAYLPERDIQYYQTVENEQIFTCGVGNFAVFFPEDCHRTAIFNGTEKIRKIVVKIAMSEIK; encoded by the coding sequence ATGTTTTTCGGACACATTTCAAACTACAACCCAAAACAATATCCTGAAGCGATTCAATACGCATTGCATTATTTAAAAAACACCGATTTTGATGCGATGGAAGCCGGAGTTTACGAGCTGAAAGGCAGAGATATTTATGTCCAAGTATTGGATTTGGAAACCAAAGACATTTCAGCATTCCAACCCGAAGTTCACCGTAATTACTTAGATGTGCAATATCTTCACAAAGGTAAAGAGAAAATGGCATTTGCAGTAGATAGTGGTAAGAATCCGATTCACACTGCTTATCTACCGGAACGAGATATTCAGTATTATCAAACGGTCGAAAATGAGCAAATTTTTACCTGTGGAGTTGGTAATTTTGCCGTGTTTTTCCCGGAAGATTGCCATAGAACAGCGATTTTTAACGGTACGGAGAAAATCCGCAAAATAGTAGTAAAAATTGCAATGTCTGAAATTAAGTAA
- a CDS encoding RBBP9/YdeN family alpha/beta hydrolase — translation MKKVYVTHGYTANPSRNWFPWLKQALEKLGVECECLAMPDANNPNPQAWLEHHKNTLKLNEETVLIGHSLGCIALLNYLAATQQKVNTAIFVSGFYEKLPTLPELDSFATFYANQTACLPTKSYVISALDDEIVPHLFSDRLAQYLQADYIRLAQGGHFIDRQGVTELPVLLDLLKKVLILKA, via the coding sequence ATGAAAAAAGTATATGTAACTCATGGTTATACGGCGAATCCGAGCCGAAATTGGTTTCCGTGGTTAAAACAAGCATTGGAAAAATTGGGGGTTGAGTGTGAGTGTTTGGCAATGCCGGATGCCAATAACCCGAATCCGCAAGCGTGGTTGGAACATCATAAAAATACACTGAAATTAAATGAAGAGACTGTGTTGATCGGGCATAGCTTGGGCTGTATTGCGTTACTGAATTATCTGGCGGCGACACAACAAAAAGTGAATACCGCAATTTTTGTTTCCGGCTTTTATGAAAAATTGCCGACTTTGCCGGAGCTGGATTCATTTGCAACTTTTTACGCAAATCAGACCGCTTGTTTGCCGACAAAATCTTATGTGATTTCTGCCTTAGATGATGAGATTGTGCCACATTTATTTAGCGATAGGTTGGCACAATATTTACAGGCGGACTATATTCGTTTGGCACAGGGTGGACATTTTATTGACCGACAAGGTGTAACCGAGCTACCTGTTTTATTAGATTTACTCAAAAAGGTGTTAATCCTTAAAGCGTAA